One Candidatus Atribacteria bacterium genomic window, AAATTACATTCCCCATAGCAACCACGATGAGAGCTAATAGAAAATTTTATGGTCTTTAGAGCTTCTACTTCTCCTTCTTTTCTATAATAAGGATGCACTTCTCTTTCATAGGGTAGATCGTAAATCTCATCAAGCTCCTTTCGGTTAAGAGGATAACTTGGTGGATTTTGAATTAAATACCTGCTATCCTGCTGCTGACATAATCCTTTAGTGATTAGCGGGTCATTATTTAAATAAAAATCATTAAACATAGAAACAAATTTTTTCTTATTTTCTTTAACCTCCTGGTAAGAAGGGAGTATGATAAATTCTTCTCGGGGGTGTGTAGATATATAACAAATTCCCCTGATATTTTTCCAATCATTACCGGTTTTTAAATTGCCGGCTAACTTTAAAATTGATTTCTCTCCCATGCCATAGACTAAAATATCAGCCTTGGCATCAAAAAGTATGGCTCTTCTTATCCTGTCATCCCAATAATCATAATGGGCTATTCGGCGTAGGCTGGCTTCTATCCCTCCCAGGACAATTGGAACAGTATTTTTAAAATATTTTCTAATCAGGTTAGTATAAACTATAGATGCCCGATCAGGCCTCTTGTTATTTTTTCCTCCGGGAGTAAAATCATCCTTCCTCCTTCTCTTCTTAAGAGCTGTATAATTAGCTACCATCGAATCAATCGAGCCCGCAGTGACTCCCCAAAAAAGAGCAGGCTCCCCCAGTCTGGTGATATCTTTCTCATTCTCCGTGTCCGGTTGAGAAATAATGCCTACCTTATATCCTGCCGCCTGAAGTACCTTCCCGATAACGGCTGCTCCGATATAAGGACTGTCTATATAGGTATCCCCGGTTACAATAACTACATCCAATCTATCCCAGGATAATTTTCTCATCTCTTCTCTGGTGGTAGGCAAGAACATTAAATATCTCCTTCACCCTGTCATTAAATTTCTATATACTGTATATAATGTATATTCTGTATATCCTGCGTCCTCTTCCCATTTATTCAAACCTCAATAAAGATCCGTTATTTTTTAACCATTCTTTATGTTCTCTATATTTCGGATCTAAGATTTTCACTTTATCCCAAAATTCTTTTGAATGATTTTTTACTTCAAGATGTATGAGCTCATGAACAACAACAGAATCGATAATAGGTAAAGGAGCCATAATCAACCGCCAGGTAAAACTTAAATTGCCTTGGTGAGAGCAAGAACCCCATCTCTTTTTCGCATGGGTAATATTGACTTTATTATATTCCAATCCCCTTTTTTGCGCATATAATCTAACTCTCTGAGGAATGATTTCATTTGCTCTTCTTTTGTACCAAATAATAAAAATATCCTTTGCATAGTCTAAATATTTTTTTGAAAGAAAAAATTCATTCTCAAAATTTAACCGTATCTCTTGATTATCCACTAACTTTAGAGGGAAATAATTCCCCAGATAAAGGAATCTTTCTCCGTTAATAAATTCTTTTTTATTAAATTTCAAATTCCTGGCTTGTACTTCTTTTTGGATTTTCTCCAACCTTTTTTTATATCTTAAAACAACTTGATTGATCGCTTCTTCACTTACATGAAAAGGTGCTCTTACTATCAATAAGGCTTCATTATTTATATGCATTGCAATGCTTTTTCTCTTTGAACGTATTATCTTTTTAATTTTTATGATTCTACCCTCGTCCCAAAGATACCCCTAATTCAAAAGCTTTATGGAGCAGTTCTTCCCGCTTTTTAGCCCCTTCTCCACGGTCAGACTCCGTAATAATTAAAGCATCTACTAATTCAATATTAGCGAAATATTTGCACCAGATTCTTATTGATTCCAGTGCGTGTTCAGGATTTCTCGAAATGTTCGCCACCCAGATAAAGAGGCCTTTCTTTCTTTTCTCCAACCTCGTCTTGAATATTAATTTACCATCAGGGAGTGTAACCATCTCTGCAAGGCAATTTGAGCGATCAATGAGCAATTTCAATTGAGCGCTAAAGGTACCAAAATAGGCAGGCGCCCCAATAACCAGAGCATCAGCAGTTTCCAGCGCGTCATAAATTTTTTCCATTCCATCTCGATAGAAACAGTAATCAGGAGCGGGAAACCTGTCACAAGCTTGGCAGGGTTTTATTTCCAGATCATTGAGGTAGATCTTCTCTGTTTCTGCACCAACGGACCGGGCACCCTTCAGGGCATTCGTTACAAAGGTGTCAGTATTCATCTCTTTCCGGGGACTACCTACAATTCCCACTACTTTTGGAATCATCATATTATTCACACCTTAATTAAATATAATAAAAATGAAAAGATATTTTACCGGTGATTAAAAAAATAAAATAGAAAAATTACAAGCAGGAATGAATCAATGATCATTGGATGAGGCTTTTTCATATTCTTCTAATAAATTTGCCATCAGTTCCTTGACGTAAACAATCTTATCCGCCCGATAAGCATTGCTTCCGGCAAAAGCAAATCCTTCATCTAATTTTCCCTGTTGGGCATTAAATAGAGCAAGAGCAATACAGTAAGGTGAATTTTTAAAATTACAAGTCGTTAAACATTTCCAGGGACACTTAA contains:
- a CDS encoding YgiQ family radical SAM protein; protein product: MFLPTTREEMRKLSWDRLDVVIVTGDTYIDSPYIGAAVIGKVLQAAGYKVGIISQPDTENEKDITRLGEPALFWGVTAGSIDSMVANYTALKKRRRKDDFTPGGKNNKRPDRASIVYTNLIRKYFKNTVPIVLGGIEASLRRIAHYDYWDDRIRRAILFDAKADILVYGMGEKSILKLAGNLKTGNDWKNIRGICYISTHPREEFIILPSYQEVKENKKKFVSMFNDFYLNNDPLITKGLCQQQDSRYLIQNPPSYPLNRKELDEIYDLPYEREVHPYYRKEGEVEALKTIKFSISSHRGCYGECNFCSITVHQGRIIQDRSEKSILKEVKLLTELGDFKGYILDVGGPTANMYGIECSKKIKSGSCTDKRCLYPQICSSLKINHKKQMEILKKIRQIEEVKKVFVASGIRYDMLLGDQKYGEKYLRELVKYHISGQLKIAPEHTEINVLEKMGKPNQGYLKKFRDKFLQINKEQKKTQFLTYYLIVAHPGCREGDMVRLKEYTSKELKLTPEQVQIFTPTPSTYSTLMYYTERDPFTGKVIYVEKDLKKKERQKKILTEKKSKLQ
- a CDS encoding M48 family peptidase — encoded protein: MKIKKIIRSKRKSIAMHINNEALLIVRAPFHVSEEAINQVVLRYKKRLEKIQKEVQARNLKFNKKEFINGERFLYLGNYFPLKLVDNQEIRLNFENEFFLSKKYLDYAKDIFIIWYKRRANEIIPQRVRLYAQKRGLEYNKVNITHAKKRWGSCSHQGNLSFTWRLIMAPLPIIDSVVVHELIHLEVKNHSKEFWDKVKILDPKYREHKEWLKNNGSLLRFE
- a CDS encoding flavodoxin family protein; this translates as MMIPKVVGIVGSPRKEMNTDTFVTNALKGARSVGAETEKIYLNDLEIKPCQACDRFPAPDYCFYRDGMEKIYDALETADALVIGAPAYFGTFSAQLKLLIDRSNCLAEMVTLPDGKLIFKTRLEKRKKGLFIWVANISRNPEHALESIRIWCKYFANIELVDALIITESDRGEGAKKREELLHKAFELGVSLGRG